In a single window of the Drosophila subpulchrella strain 33 F10 #4 breed RU33 chromosome X, RU_Dsub_v1.1 Primary Assembly, whole genome shotgun sequence genome:
- the LOC119558175 gene encoding neprilysin-3 has product MEPPSSITWLVGAILLALLLESGRSQDCQLISENDMDAEEEPCENFHQHVCGNWYATSAHRNLGAHDMRSKWVASLKLQLIRHLESESESSSSSSSSSSSSSSQLATFYRSCLSSGQSVRSYTDALARSGANFPVLTNTTGPFDWVLANAALRTYGAQGLWRLLVKENWQLADQRIFYILAPHFDFLGQNDEMNEFLYQRYLKLLLMEMGLRVRRAAMLAQKLVEFEKSLQDLLPNDVENTLVLRQPQSLKELELQFPGLELKRYFETILQGVDWDPSTLLLVVDLDYLQALQRFLARNTTDPLTLSTWLLLQLPSHFELRLHDDDKLSSQRDHCLERMRILMPGPLGRLQMQLVLGENYQDVYDTNIQQIALLFRDLKQQFELMLNETEVFEVELATRNLARDKLRAMRLLTPRLQDPTGSPLGTPLLGENFDENLMQLSLNQAKLAFRQVFGEPVTSVPSDPLAVNAYYRLKLNRIELPLGLMATPLVQLPPCSKEADIRAKLSAGLGYILAHEIQHAFDYDGINYDASGQLANNQWPARAIIRFGLRAQCYLGDRYSNATLTINDNIADSEGLRLALDTYRRRNSTQDLRTFFVAFAQNWCGLASSTTGLGQHSGHAERVNNVLGNLPEFGDTFQCKATSRMNPADKCRIW; this is encoded by the coding sequence ATGGAGCCACCTTCCTCGATCACCTGGCTGGTGGGTGCCATCCTGCTGGCCCTGCTCCTGGAAAGCGGGCGAAGCCAGGACTGTCAGCTGATCTCGGAGAACGACATGGATGCGGAGGAGGAGCCGTGCGAGAACTTCCATCAGCATGTGTGCGGAAATTGGTATGCCACCAGTGCGCACCGGAATCTGGGTGCCCATGATATGCGATCGAAATGGGTGGCCAGCCTGAAGCTCCAGCTGATCCGGCATTTGGAGTCGGAATCGGAGTCatcatcctcatcctcctcctcctcctcctcctcctcctcccaGCTGGCCACCTTCTATAGAAGCTGCCTATCCAGTGGCCAATCTGTGAGATCCTACACCGATGCCCTCGCTAGAAGTGGTGCCAACTTTCCCGTCTTAACCAACACCACTGGGCCCTTCGATTGGGTTCTGGCCAATGCCGCCCTGCGAACCTACGGAGCTCAGGGTCTTTGGCGACTCTTGGTCAAGGAGAACTGGCAGTTGGCCGATCAGAGAATCTTCTACATCCTAGCACCCCATTTTGACTTTCTCGGGCAGAATGATGAGATGAATGAGTTCCTGTACCAGCGTTATCTGAAATTGTTGCTCATGGAAATGGGCCTGCGAGTGCGTAGAGCTGCTATGTTGGCCCAAAAACTGGTGGAGTTCGAGAAGAGTCTACAAGATCTGCTGCCCAATGATGTGGAGAACACCTTGGTGCTCCGGCAACCTCAGAGTCTGAAGGAATTGGAGCTGCAGTTTCCGGGATTGGAACTAAAGAGATACTTTGAGACCATACTGCAGGGTGTGGATTGGGACCCATCGACACTTTTGCTTGTGGTGGACTTGGACTACCTGCAGGCCTTGCAGAGATTCCTGGCCAGGAACACCACAGATCCACTGACCCTATCCACCTGGTTGCTGCTCCAGTTGCCCAGCCACTTTGAATTGCGGCTCCATGATGATGATAAGCTAAGCAGCCAGCGAGATCATTGCCTGGAACGGATGAGGATACTAATGCCAGGACCTTTGGGTCGACTGCAAATGCAACTGGTGCTGGGTGAAAACTATCAGGATGTTTATGATACCAACATACAGCAGATAGCTCTACTATTTAGGGATCTCAAGCAGCAGTTCGAGTTGATGCTGAATGAAACAGAGGTGTTTGAGGTTGAATTGGCCACCCGGAATTTGGCTCGCGATAAATTGAGGGCCATGCGATTGCTAACGCCTCGTTTGCAGGATCCCACGGGGAGTCCCTTGGGCACGCCCCTACTGGGCGAAAATTTCGATGAGAACCTCATGCAGTTATCGCTGAACCAGGCCAAACTAGCCTTCCGGCAGGTGTTCGGTGAACCCGTGACCTCCGTGCCCTCGGATCCCCTGGCCGTGAATGCCTACTATCGCCTCAAGTTGAATCGCATCGAATTGCCGCTGGGCTTGATGGCCACGCCCCTTGTCCAGCTGCCCCCGTGCTCCAAAGAGGCGGATATCAGGGCCAAATTGTCCGCCGGTCTGGGCTACATACTCGCCCACGAAATCCAGCATGCCTTCGACTACGATGGCATTAATTACGATGCCAGCGGCCAGTTGGCCAACAATCAGTGGCCAGCACGGGCCATCATACGTTTTGGCCTGAGAGCCCAGTGCTATTTGGGCGACCGGTACAGTAATGCCACGCTAACCATCAACGATAATATCGCGGATAGCGAGGGCCTACGCCTGGCCCTGGACACCTATCGCCGGCGAAATAGCACCCAGGACCTGAGAACATTCTTCGTGGCCTTCGCCCAGAACTGGTGTGGCTTGGCCAGCTCTACGACCGGTTTGGGCCAGCATTCCGGCCATGCCGAGAGGGTCAACAACGTGCTCGGCAATCTGCCGGAATTCGGGGACACCTTCCAGTGCAAGGCCACCAGCCGGATGAATCCCGCCGACAAGTGCCGCATTTGGTGA